The following are from one region of the Actinoplanes sp. L3-i22 genome:
- a CDS encoding AraC family transcriptional regulator translates to MRDAVPGAGSTPAPGTVYFDSVGVHEARDVLNRFYHPMSLGAPESADTKVGMEVIQLGPLTVGHLTFAVSVTLVAAAADAYHVTLPVAGRVLARRDGRDVTAGPATALAFGPGDPVFLRPEAHSAEIDVRIERWALESELAALLGHPVEGPIDLPAAFDLTGGPAHSWSRLIRLLHDELDHDTSLIFQPTIAEQLRSSVLSGLLLSVPHRWHEELITPAGAGPPRAIRRVLDAINDEPDRSFTVADLAAIALTSVRSLQEGFRRHLGCTPMAYLQQTRLDRAHETLRAVDPGMVTVAAVASRWGFTHLGRFASAYRGRFGVSPSETLRRPG, encoded by the coding sequence ATGCGTGACGCCGTACCGGGAGCCGGTTCCACACCGGCCCCGGGGACCGTCTACTTCGACAGCGTCGGCGTCCATGAGGCCCGTGACGTTCTGAATCGTTTCTATCACCCGATGTCGCTGGGGGCGCCGGAGAGCGCGGACACCAAGGTCGGGATGGAGGTGATCCAACTCGGACCGCTCACCGTCGGTCATCTCACGTTCGCCGTGAGCGTGACGCTGGTCGCCGCCGCGGCCGACGCCTACCACGTCACCCTGCCCGTCGCCGGCCGCGTACTGGCCCGTCGCGACGGCCGGGACGTGACCGCCGGCCCGGCCACCGCGCTCGCCTTCGGGCCCGGGGATCCGGTCTTCCTGCGCCCCGAGGCGCACTCCGCGGAGATCGACGTACGCATCGAGCGATGGGCCCTGGAGAGTGAACTCGCCGCGCTCCTGGGTCACCCGGTCGAGGGACCGATCGACCTGCCGGCCGCCTTCGACCTCACCGGCGGCCCGGCGCACAGCTGGAGCCGGCTGATCCGGCTGCTGCACGACGAGCTCGATCACGACACCAGCCTGATCTTCCAGCCGACGATCGCCGAGCAGCTGCGCAGCAGCGTGCTGAGCGGGCTGCTGCTGAGCGTGCCGCACCGCTGGCACGAGGAGTTGATCACGCCGGCCGGCGCCGGGCCGCCCCGGGCGATCCGGCGGGTGCTGGACGCGATCAACGACGAGCCGGACCGGTCGTTCACCGTCGCCGACCTGGCCGCCATCGCGCTGACCAGCGTGCGCTCGCTGCAGGAGGGGTTCCGGCGGCACCTCGGGTGCACGCCGATGGCGTACCTGCAGCAGACCCGGCTCGACCGGGCGCACGAGACGCTGCGCGCGGTCGACCCGGGCATGGTCACCGTTGCCGCGGTCGCGAGCCGCTGGGGCTTCACCCACCTGGGGCGGTTCGCGTCGGCGTACCGGGGCAGGTTCGGGGTCTCCCCGTCGGAGACCCTCCGCCGGCCGGGCTGA
- a CDS encoding MDR family MFS transporter, with the protein MTAVPVPTDTAEATGRMTHREVVQALSGLMLGMFVSILASTVVANALPKIIASLGGSQSVYTWIVTTELLAMTATVPLWGKMADLYSKKLLIQLSLGLFVLGSLIAGLAPNVEVLLVSRIAQGVGAGGMSALAMIVMAAMIPPRELGRYSGLFGAVFGVATIAGPLIGGVLVDTSWLGWRWCFLIGVPFSLAAIAMLQKTLHLPVTRREVKIDWLGALLITGGVSTLLIWSTLAGQHFAWASAETAAFVAGGLLLLALAVRVESRAAEPIVPLGIFRHRTVSLTVIASVLVGVAMFGGTVFLSQYFQISLGKSPTVAGLMSLPMIFGLLVSSTVAGQLITKFGRWKIYLVAGAVVMTGGMLLLSTIGADTSVPLISVYMAVLGVGVGMLMQNLVLAAQNDVPATELGATTSALTFFRSLGGSIGVSALGAVLAAKVTSLATEKFGAAAASGGTAKVPDLATLPPAARAIFQDIYGTATAHLFMIGAPIAFLAVIAVLFIKEKPLSTLSGDERAAQEQAGAALH; encoded by the coding sequence ATGACCGCTGTACCCGTCCCGACCGACACCGCCGAGGCGACCGGCCGGATGACCCATCGCGAGGTCGTCCAGGCCCTGTCCGGCCTGATGCTGGGCATGTTCGTCAGCATCCTGGCGTCCACCGTGGTCGCCAACGCCCTCCCGAAGATCATCGCCTCGCTGGGCGGCAGCCAGTCCGTCTACACCTGGATCGTCACCACCGAGCTGCTCGCGATGACCGCCACCGTCCCGCTCTGGGGCAAGATGGCCGACCTCTACAGCAAGAAGCTGCTGATCCAGCTCTCGCTCGGCCTGTTCGTGCTCGGCTCGCTGATCGCCGGCCTGGCGCCGAACGTGGAGGTCCTGCTGGTCAGCCGGATCGCCCAGGGCGTCGGCGCGGGCGGCATGTCGGCCCTCGCGATGATCGTGATGGCCGCCATGATCCCGCCCCGCGAGCTGGGTCGGTACTCCGGCCTGTTCGGCGCGGTCTTCGGCGTCGCGACGATCGCCGGCCCGCTGATCGGCGGCGTCCTGGTCGACACGTCCTGGCTGGGCTGGCGCTGGTGCTTCCTGATCGGCGTGCCGTTCTCGCTGGCGGCGATCGCGATGCTGCAGAAGACCCTGCACCTGCCGGTGACCCGCCGGGAAGTGAAGATCGACTGGCTGGGCGCGCTGCTGATCACCGGCGGCGTGAGCACCCTGCTGATCTGGTCGACGCTGGCCGGCCAGCACTTCGCCTGGGCCTCGGCGGAGACCGCCGCGTTCGTCGCGGGCGGCCTGCTCCTGCTGGCCCTGGCCGTCCGGGTGGAGTCCCGGGCGGCCGAGCCGATCGTGCCGCTGGGCATCTTCCGGCACCGCACGGTCAGCCTGACGGTGATCGCGAGCGTGCTGGTCGGCGTCGCGATGTTCGGCGGCACGGTCTTCCTGTCGCAGTACTTCCAGATCTCGCTGGGCAAGTCGCCGACGGTGGCCGGCCTGATGAGCCTGCCGATGATCTTCGGACTGCTGGTCTCCTCGACGGTCGCCGGCCAGCTGATCACCAAGTTCGGCCGGTGGAAGATCTACCTGGTCGCCGGCGCGGTCGTGATGACCGGCGGGATGCTGCTGCTGAGCACCATCGGCGCGGACACCTCGGTGCCGCTGATCTCGGTCTACATGGCCGTGCTCGGCGTCGGCGTCGGCATGCTGATGCAGAACCTGGTGCTCGCCGCGCAGAACGACGTGCCGGCCACCGAGCTGGGCGCCACCACCTCGGCGCTCACCTTCTTCCGCAGCCTGGGCGGCTCGATCGGGGTCAGCGCGCTGGGCGCGGTGCTGGCCGCCAAGGTCACCTCGCTGGCCACCGAGAAGTTCGGCGCCGCGGCCGCCTCCGGCGGCACGGCGAAGGTGCCGGACCTGGCCACTCTTCCGCCCGCGGCCCGAGCGATCTTTCAAGACATTTACGGTACGGCGACCGCCCACCTGTTCATGATCGGCGCCCCGATCGCGTTCCTCGCGGTGATCGCCGTCCTGTTCATCAAGGAGAAGCCGCTGTCGACGCTCTCCGGCGACGAGCGGGCGGCCCAGGAGCAGGCCGGCGCGGCCCTGCACTGA
- a CDS encoding STAS domain-containing protein yields MYLPITTRQLADGTVEIAPSGEVDLDNAHVMRDAVNDVLTTMTPSKISLDLQRVMLIDSIGIGILVACFHTAAASGIKLVVSHPSATVYRQLWVSGLVGLLGCAEPPSPRTSVGLRPS; encoded by the coding sequence GTGTATCTGCCGATCACGACCCGCCAGCTGGCCGACGGCACTGTCGAGATCGCCCCGAGTGGCGAGGTGGATCTGGACAACGCGCACGTCATGCGGGACGCCGTGAACGACGTCCTGACCACCATGACACCCAGCAAGATCTCTCTGGATCTGCAGCGCGTGATGCTTATCGACAGCATCGGCATCGGCATCTTGGTGGCGTGCTTCCACACCGCCGCGGCCAGCGGCATCAAGCTGGTGGTGAGCCACCCCAGTGCCACGGTCTACCGGCAACTCTGGGTTTCCGGCCTGGTCGGCCTGCTCGGCTGCGCCGAGCCACCGTCGCCGCGCACCTCGGTGGGCCTGCGGCCCTCCTGA